In a single window of the Littorina saxatilis isolate snail1 linkage group LG3, US_GU_Lsax_2.0, whole genome shotgun sequence genome:
- the LOC138962269 gene encoding uncharacterized protein translates to MVERASDYHVSFRAVLPAPLLGNHALFKNHDVTNPRELYSMLSESKRQKGMLLTSLSISHPTGARLPSLQSSSNSSEVQFRPLGEQTQHSSYRDLVTFRQQDPAALTQNSVRRSASLQDVSNLENLNSAFNTKKLKPILRGSDSKNEQHEKAGVKFGHKEVRLIKDHPLPPIEGGGGGDAGVVSLSYSRGASSVHSLRNGDELSLLMGPSPQHHLRYGPERAPEVFPRGQPVKVEKPVTPTYDDYPEAYWELRSPTVQEPCDLKEDMIDRDRYRLQQISTLHLRAMNREVVVNRLDTYPKWQQQLQELSPPLHSAPKQNLARGLNVSTPGLLVSARSGKQQRMSLPIRNHTLAVAAKSISPPANPANTAKPRNKANSGNQDDAEDANYVVVQGDDELHRVRIEAAARAAGEKVGQGGEVKPLKASVVNLCMEPDRKSHAPTSDVYTGIRRVMFGTRPQSDKTRTQFYVQGQNAQGQDQGQNGQGQDHGHQAAQTYRGPGSVSLASNNATLGSSHSNRLQRVTSAPNWTPPASADPGTSVTIGDYSAYDSNVGSPGSKFLLKKFNKLQVFGEQSASAENDAATNPPKNDQWDNVPVKPVVEKHPYRPQNRPPTFRLDMRNYPPRRHGSAGGALAEEDETLTERGGYPFLSSERGGKGAHVFSRSSDKSEATALSFRFRNGEVIVSRQGKKPNVT, encoded by the exons ATGGTTGAGAGGGCCTCAGATTATCATGTGAGCTTTCGGGCCGTTCTGCCGGCCCCGCTACTAGGCAACCACGCTCTGTTCAAGAACCATGACGTCACCAACCCACGTGAGCTGTACTCCATGCTGTCTGAGTCCAAGAGGCAAAAGGGGATGCTACTCACCTCACTCAGCATCAGCCATCCCACCGGAGCCAGGTTACCGTCCTTGCAGTCTTCTTCAAATTCCTCAGAG GTGCAGTTCCGACCGCTGGGCGAGCAGACGCAGCACAGCAGCTACCGTGACCTGGTGACTTTCCGCCAGCAAGACCCAGCAGCACTCACCCAGAACTCTGTACGCCGCTCCGCCAGCCTGCAAGACGTCAGCAATCTCGAGAACCTCAACAGCGCCTTCAACACCAAGAAGCTCAAACCCATCCTCAGGGGCAGCGACTCTAAGAACGAACAACACGAGAAAGCTGGCGTGAAGTTCGGCCACAAGGAGGTGCGACTGATCAAGGACCATCCTCTCCCGCCGATcgaaggtggtggtggtggtgatgctgGGGTAGTAAGTCTCTCTTACAGCAGAGGAGCTTCGTCCGTCCACTCGTTAAGAAACGGAGACGAACTCAGCTTGTTGATGGGCCCCAGCCCTCAGCATCACCTAAGATATGGTCCGGAACGAGCTCCGGAGGTCTTCCCACGGGGCCAACCCGTCAAGGTGGAGAAGCCGGTGACTCCGACTTACGACGACTACCCGGAAGCCTACTGGGAGCTGAGGTCCCCGACCGTTCAGGAGCCCTGCGACCTGAAGGAGGACATGATCGACAGGGATCGCTACCGCCTGCAGCAGATCTCCACGCTTCACCTGAGGGCCATGAACAGGGAGGTGGTCGTCAACAGGCTGGACACGTACCCAAAGTGGCAGCAGCAACTCCAGGAGCTCTCCCCTCCTCTCCACAGCGCGCCCAAGCAAAACTTAGCAAGAGGTTTAAACGTGTCCACTCCAGGGCTTTTGGTGTCCGCCAGGTCCGGGAAACAGCAGAGAATGTCACTGCCCATCCGTAATCACACTCTGGCCGTTGCTGCCAAGTCCATCAGTCCTCCTGCCAACCCGGCGAACACGGCGAAGCCGCGGAATAAGGCCAACAGTGGGAACCAAGACGATGCTGAAGACGCGAACTATGTGGTCGTGCAGGGGGACGACGAACTGCACCGGGTAAGGATTGAAGCTGCAGCCAGGGCGGCAGGGGAGAAAGTGGGGCAGGGCGGCGAAGTCAAACCCCTCAAAGCCTCTGTTGTCAACCTGTGCATGGAACCCGACAGAAAGAGCCATGCCCCCACATCCGACGTCTACACTGGCATTAGGCGGGTCATGTTCGGCACCCGCCCGCAGTCCGACAAGACCAGGACCCAGTTCTACGTTCAAGGTCAGAACGCTCAAGGTCAAGATCAAGGTCAGAACGGCCAAGGTCAAGACCACGGTCACCAGGCGGCGCAGACCTACAGAGGCCCCGGAAGTGTGTCCCTGGCTAGCAACAACGCCACGCTCGGTTCTTCGCACAGCAACCGTCTGCAGCGAGTCACCTCCGCTCCTAACTGGACTCCTCCGGCCAGCGCTGACCCTGGTACTTCGGTCACCATCGGCGACTACAGCGCTTATGACTCTAACGTCGGGTCTCCGGGCAGCAAGTTTCTGCTGAAGAAGTTCAATAAGCTGCAGGTGTTCGGCGAACAGAGCGCCTCTGCGGAAAACGATGCTGCCACCAACCCTCCTAAGAACGACCAGTGGGATAATGTGCCGGTGAAGCCTGTCGTGGAGAAGCACCCTTACCGCCCTCAGAACAGACCGCCCACTTTCAGATTGGACATGAGAAACTATCCACCGCGTCGTCACGGTTCAGCGGGTGGTGCTTTGGCGGAAGAGGATGAAACGTTGACGGAAAGGGGTGGCTACCCATTTCTCAGCAGCGAACGGGGTGGTAAGGGTGCGCATGTATTCTCCAGATCGTCTGACAAGTCGGAAGCGACGGCTCTCAGCTTCCGCTTCCGCAACGGGGAGGTAATCGTGTCCAGACAAGGCAAGAAGCCAAACGTCACGTGA